A stretch of DNA from Polyodon spathula isolate WHYD16114869_AA chromosome 20, ASM1765450v1, whole genome shotgun sequence:
aatgagtTGCCTTTGAAGTTATAAGTTAAATGATAATAACCTATAACATTTGCTTCATGCAAGTATAAAGATTTAGAAACTGGTATCCACAAGCCTGTGCTAAGGCTTGCTGTCAGGAACCAAAACAGCAGTAGCACCTGTCTATCAGCTATCTATATTTAAACTCCCTACCAGAGCTCTCCAAGAATGGAAGTTTAGAGGCATCCATTTTCAGTCTAAAAATACTCTCCCTTGATGACCAGGCTATTCTGTGTTACTGAGGTATGTCGTTCTGAGATACACTTGCTTCAGTCTGCTTGAAAGTTTACTACTGGAAACGTGCTTTTaggtttttaatttgtaatcaaGCAAGTGGCCATGGATAAGACATCATGTTCATCACAATCCCTGTGTTAAGTCGTCAGTGTCACTGGATGCTGCTTGCGCACGGGGTAAGGCATGTCTTGGGGTTTATTCTTATTGTGATTGCTATTTAACAGCCTAGTCACTGTTCTGTTCTGACTTTTTCTAGGGATATATGGACTTCGTTGGCATTACAATggtaatattaatacattttattacatgagCGATGCTTTTTAACATCAAATGGTGTTATTTTGAATGTTggattattatgtttttttctctccaaatacTAATGAAAATGATCAATATACATTGCGATGTACGTCAAAGAACCGTGTGTactgaagaaaagaaagagtgttaacaaatatacatataagtagaatacaatttgaaaacaaactttttgcttccattaaaaaaaaaaaaaaagtgtctaggTGTCAACTAATAGCCCATTCTGTTCTTTCAGATCTGTACTTACGCTTCGTTAGAATAAATAATGGTACTGAGAAGGCCAATAAACATGAGTTTAGTGGACATCTCCAAGATCTTTTCAATGCTCCAGCCCAAGGACGAGGAGGAGGACAATGGTGAAAGACATGAACTCAGCCAGGCAGTGTCTAACGATGACGACAAGCTTCTCGCTGAGCTCCTGTCCCAGGAGAGGTATAGAAGGTTCATCAACAGCAGGAGCGGCTGGGGTATCCCGGGCACCCCTCTCCGCCTGGCCGCTTCTCGAGGTCATCTGAGATGCCTGGAGGTTCTTCTGGCCCATGACGCTGAGGTAGACAGTTTGGATGTGAAGGCCCAGACTCCCTTGTTCACTGCTGTGAGTGGGAAGCATCTAGACTGTGTTCATGCTCTCTTAAAGGCAGGAGCTAACCCTAACGGCAGCATTTACAACAATTGCTCCCCAGTGTTAACCGCTGCAAGAGAAGGGGATGTGGACATCTTGAGAGAACTGCTCCAGTTTGGTGCAGAGGTTAACGTAAGGTCTAAGGTTCCTCACTGGGCTTCGAATGCTAGTGCTTGTAGTGGACCTCTCTATCTTTCTTCAGTTTATGGACACCTTGATTGCTTTAAGATCCTTCTTCTCTATGGGGCGGATCCGAATTATAACTGCACCGATGAGAAGCTCCTTGCCAGGATTAAACAGCCGAAGACAGTGTTGGAGATGTGCCTGAGACACGGCTGTGGGGTGGAATACGTCCAGCTCCTTATTGATGTTGGAGCAAACGTCTACCTTCCCACACTCATCATAGAAAAAACCACAAAGCAAAATGAAGCAGTGGAACTCCTGCTAAAAGAAAGAGGTGAGAATTGATCATGGTATTAACAAATTAGATGACGAATACCAGGCTATTCAGAAACCATCTATAACTTCAAACATGTAGGCATGGATTCTGTAGTAAAGCTTAAAACATGTCACATTTCACAGTGTTTCACATGTCACAGTGTCTCAAACAAAGTTTCAATAGATCAATGTCACAGTTGGCTTTCCATTGCTTCTAAATGAACCTGTATATTACAATCATTACACAGTGATTATGGGGCTATAATATAGAAATGTATTCACGTTTTAGTTTTCTCCGACTGGCTTTGAGCTTGATTGGAGAAGGCCTTGTAGTCTTGTTGAAAGGTCACACTCACACCACGTGATGTCTCTGGAATCATGAACAcctcttttttttattcacaatgcctttgtttcattttcaggaacccatttccatttttgtttaaGCAGACTATTCTGTCCTTTATGTCATGTTTGTCCAATAAGCGTGCTGCTGGTAGATAATGTTTACCTCGTGTTTTAAGTAGTGTTTGTCTTGGGCTGCTCTACTTTCTTGTCCCTTTAATATGCTGAACATTTACATTACCTTTGTTAGGTTCACCATTCTGAGATTAATATTTGTAGCTCACTGCCAGCATTCTTATTTGAGgtgctaaaataataaataaataaataacgctgctctttgtatattatttaacaataatcTCTTTACATCTCTTCAGCTTGTCCAAAAACCCTGATGTCTCAGTGCAGGCTAGCAATCCGAAGCTACTTGAGAATGGCCAACAAAATGCATTCCATTGACCAAGTGGCCATCCCACCAATACTGAGGAACTACTTAAACCACATGACCTGAGTGGCGTGGAACTCACAGTGATGTCCCTACTGTGGAGCTGCGCCATGGAAACCTCAACAACAGAATGTTGCAGAATCTGCACATGCATTCCCTCTGGACCCTGATTAACTGCT
This window harbors:
- the LOC121295349 gene encoding ankyrin repeat and SOCS box protein 12-like, which encodes MVLRRPINMSLVDISKIFSMLQPKDEEEDNGERHELSQAVSNDDDKLLAELLSQERYRRFINSRSGWGIPGTPLRLAASRGHLRCLEVLLAHDAEVDSLDVKAQTPLFTAVSGKHLDCVHALLKAGANPNGSIYNNCSPVLTAAREGDVDILRELLQFGAEVNVRSKVPHWASNASACSGPLYLSSVYGHLDCFKILLLYGADPNYNCTDEKLLARIKQPKTVLEMCLRHGCGVEYVQLLIDVGANVYLPTLIIEKTTKQNEAVELLLKERACPKTLMSQCRLAIRSYLRMANKMHSIDQVAIPPILRNYLNHMT